The following nucleotide sequence is from Roseivirga sp. BDSF3-8.
AGTAGATCCGCGCGACTCCGATGTGGTATACGTGGCGGCCATTGGTCCCCTGTGGAATGCCGGTGGAGAAAGAGGACTTTATAAAACCACCGATGGGGGTGAAACATGGAACAGGGTGCTCAATATAAGCGAGCATACAGGCATTAATGAGGTGCATATGGACCCGCGTAACCCCGACATACTGTACGCAAGTGCTCACCAGCGTAGAAGACATGTGTTTACCTACATTTCCGGTGGGCCTGAATCCGGCCTGCATCGCTCGATGGATGGCGGTGAAACATGGGAAGAAATCAATAATGGTCTTCCTAATGTGGACCTTGGCCGGATTGGTCTTGACATATCCCCTGCTAACCCTGATATTATCTATGCCATAGTAGAAGCTGCAGATGGCAAAGGCGGTTTTTACCGTAGCACAAACCAGGGTTCAAGCTGGGAGAAACGAGGAGGACACTCCACAAGTGGAAACTACTACCAGGAGATCATTGCCCACCCTACCAATCCTGATGTGGTATACAGCATGGATACGTGGATGAGTGTGACCCGCGACGGTGGTAAGTCTTTTCAGAATGTTGGAGAAAAGTGGAAGCACGTAGATAATCACGCACTATATATTGATCCGGAGCACCCCTCCTATCTGCTGTCCGGGTGTGATGGTGGTATCTACGAAAGCTTTGATGCAGGCCAGACCTGGCGCTTTATGCCTAACCTGCCGGTTACCCAATTCTACAAGGTGGAAGTGGACAATAGTAAGCCCTTCTACTATGTGTATGGTGGTACACAGGACAACTTCAGCCTTGGAGGCCCGAGCCAGACAACCAGCGAAAATGGCATCACCAACAGTGATTGGTTCATCACCAATGGCGGTGATGGGTTTGAAAGTGCCATTGATCCTGAAGACCCTAATATCGTTTATGCACAAAGCCAGTATGGTTACCTGGTCCGCTATGACCGTAGTAGTGGGGAGTCTATAGGTATTAAGCCTAAAGAAGACAAAGGCGAAGATGCGTACCGGTGGAACTGGGACGCTCCTCTCTTTACCAGTAAACATGTACCTGGCAGAATTTACTTTGCCGCCAATAAGGTCTTCCGCAGTGATGACCGTGGCAATAGCTGGACTAAGGTTAGCGAAGACCTCACTCAGCAGATCGACCGTAACAAACTGAAAGTTATGGGACGCGTATGGAGTGTGGATGCCGTAGCCAAAAACCAGTCTACCAGCCCCTATGGTACCATTGTAGCGTTTAGCGAAAGCCCCCTTGATCAGAACTTGCTTGCTGCCGGTACAGATGACGGACTCATCCAGGTCACAGAAAACGGCGGTGATAACTGGCGTAAAATCAGCACGGTATCCGGGGCCCCCGAAAGAAGCTACGTCAATATGGTGCTGTTCTCACAGCATGACCGGAATACCCTGTATGCCGTGTACAACCATCATAAGTATGGCGACTTCAAGCCCTATATTTTCAAATCCACAGACCTTGGCCGTAGCTGGGTAAACCTTTCAGGAACGCTTCCTGAAAGAGGCAGTACCTATGCCATTGCAGAAGATCACGAAGATAAAGACTTGCTGTTTGCGGGTACCGAGTTCGGAGCCTTTTATAGTAAAGATGGCGGAACGAACTGGAATGCACTCAAAGCCGGACTCCCTACTGTAGCTGTGCGCGACCTGGCCATACAGGAAGAAGAGAATGACCTTGTACTGGCCACCTTCGGACGGGGATTCTATGTATTAGATGACTACAGCATTCTGAGAGAGACTACTGACGAATTATTTGCCAAAGATGCTCACTTGTTCAGCGTGGATACCTCCATGATGTTTGTGCAACGTACACCTCTCGGACTGCCTGGCAAAGGCTTCCAGGGCGCCAGCCACTATTATGCTGAGAATCCTGAAGTTGGGGCCACTTTCACTTATTTCATCAAAGAGGGCTTTACCAGTGCCAAAGACAAGCGGATGGAAGCTGAAAGAAAGTCACGCGAATCCATGAAGGATGTATACTATCCTTCGTACGACCAGTTGAAGGCAGAGCAGGCAGAAGAAAAGCCCTCGCTGATGTTTATCGTGTATGATAATCAGGACAATATTGTACGCAAGTTAACAGCGCCAGTCGCTGCCGGCGTTCAACGTATTACCTGGGACCTGCGGTATCCGAGCGTCAATCCCATTGAGCTTAACCCCGCATCTTCTGATAATCCGTTTATTCCGGAAGACAAAGGTATACTCGTTGCTCCCGGAATCTACAAAGTAGGTATGTTCAGAGTAGAGGGCGACCAGATGCAAGAACTATCTGAGCCTGTATCATTTGTAGTACAACAGTTGCCTGGTAGCACCTTACCTGCCACAGACCGTGAAGGAATGCTTACTTTCCAGCGGGAACTGTCTGAGTTGCAGCGTGCCCTAACCAGTGCTTCCAGTACCATACAGGACGTGGAAAAAAGGTTGAAATACCTGAGAGCTGCCGTACTTTCAGTATCCGAGCCTGGCCAGTCCCTTATGGAGCAGTGGAAGAGTATAGAGAAGGAAATAGCGTCGATCAAGACCAAAATGTATGGCGATCAGCTTGCCTCCCAACTGGACATTGATACTCCTCCGTCTATTGCTAACCGTGTATATGGCGTAATTTATGACCATTACGGCTCTACCTCAGACATCACTGAGACGCAAAAGCAACAATTCCGTATTGCAAAAGAGGAATTCGTGCCTGTACTGAATGATCTGAAGCAATTAGTAAATGAGGATCTCGCTCAGCTTGAAGATGCCCTGGAGGATGCAGGCGCACCCTATACGCCTGGCAGACTTCCTGATTACTCTGAAAATTAATAGCAATTATAATCATCAAAAAAGCTTCCCCGGAGGGAAGCTTTTTTCTTTTATGCCTTGTGATGAAGGTTAAAACTCGTATACCTTGCCTGTCACTATAATCACAATGCCTACTGCCGTAGCACTCAACGAGAACGCAAGGACATCAAATAAGTAATATCCCGTAGATAAGGATATAGCCGTAGTACCCAGGCCAGCAACAAAGAGCAGTAGTCCGGCTATTTTAGCTTGTTTCCTAACGGATTTGTTAGATTTGTTAAGGGCTCTGGACGTAATATGGTCATCTATCCGGTCGATTATTTCCCGTATCTCATCATCATCAAACCCTTTTAGCTCCAGGTCTTTACGGATATCTCCGAATGACCGGTCCTGAGAAACCCAGTCAAAGTATAAATCCCAGTTAATAAACTTCGTATTCACCATTATTCTCCCAGCGCATACACAGCAAATGAAGCAAGCCAGTGTTCTCCCGCATAGTCGCCGCTGGCTACATTAGGTAGGGTCTCCATTATGTGCTCGCGGGCAGCATCTGTCAGCACCTCACGCTCCGTCGAACCCTCCGGTAATTTAGAGGCAATCGCTCGCATCGTCCATGCCCTGCTAAGATTAAGTCCATCCAGGTGCACAATTTTCATGTCTGAACGGTCAGATACCATAGCCGGGCTGTAGAGTGACATAGGAGAGGATTCTGGTAGGCCAGGTAGGAAGGCTTGTAGCCATTCCCGGAAAGCCTCTTCATCCAGTACTTTCGACATAAGTTCCGCCTCGTTCAGGCAGGGCGAAAAGAAGTCTTCACCACCCGGCTCATACCCTACGGGACATTCAGTATCGGATAAGAAGTAGTCGCGGGACCTTTTTTCAATCATATTCTCCAGCGCTTCATTGCCAACTGTACGTGCATAATCTAACGCAAAAGATAGTCCGAATGCCGTGTTGGGGTGCACTCCCGTCCGTATTGGATAGGTTTGCCGGGGTAGAAAATCCATGTATTTTGCCACGATCGTATCTACCAATGGGTTCAGGGCACCCTCCCATTCACGGGCCTGGGGAGCATCCCACGTATGTAGCTCTTCTGCCAGTTTTAGTAGCCATGCCCAGCCATATGTACGTTCAAAGTTTCTGCTATAGCGCCTGCCGAAATACTTAGCTTCAGCTTTGATGGTTTCCGGAGTGATATTTTCAGAAATGGCCCGTTTTATTTCTTCCGCTCCTTCCATTCTCGGAAACTTCTTAAGCAGACGAACCAACATCCAGTGGCCGTGTACACTCGAATGCCAGTCGAAGCACCCATAAAACGCCGGGTGCAGATCTGATGGCGAGGTAAGCTCCTTGTCGTCCGTCACCACATGTCCGGTTTTATTCGGGTATTCCAGTTGTATACATTCAAAGGCTAGGGTAGAAAGGTGCGTGGCCCCTTCGGCCGTTAAAGTGAGGTCGCCGCTTTTTGATTCCTTCAGGAATACCGGCTTATTTCCCTGCCGGCCGTAAGTAGTGGCTGATAAAAAAACACCTGCTATTGCAAGCAGGGTACAGCATCTGAGGTGGTTTAGTCCCATTTTATATTTGATATGACTATTGTTCTAGTGTCAAAATTTCATGATTTTAAGTAAAATTTAATCCATTATGAAAAACAATAAGCTTAATCTGAACGATTTCAGGGTAAAAAACTACCTGCTAAGCCCCGAATACCTGAAATCACTACTCTGAGGAGGACAGGCAGAAACTATAAAGTATTGCGACAGTTTCAGGTACACAGATCCATGCTTATGCATGTGAGGTACTCCCTCCTGTATCAACTAATTTGAATGTGATATTTACGAGCTTCCTCCGTGGGAAGCTTTTTTGATATCGTTAGTTTTGGCAAATGGAAAAGTGGCTTTCCGGTTTTGCATCCTCTTACGGAGGAAAATTAAGTATACCCCGCAGCAGTTCCTGGCGTGGTACTACTGACCTCACGTTCAGTAAGTACCAGCTAGTCATTCCCGTAGCGAATCGTAGCCTGGAGATAGAATTTCTATATCGGGAGGCCTACGGCCGCCTGGGCGATCACTACCAGATCAGGGCAACTATGCCGGTTGGTTTGCTGGGTATAAAAAGGGTGTCCATTACTAAAAAAAGCTGGTGGCACATCTTCTATAAAAGTAAAGTCAAAACCGGTATTAAGTCATTTGATACCACCTATGCCGTCAGAGGTGATGAGGCGATAGCCCATAAAATCCTGGATACCGAACGCACCGTAAATACCTTCATTCAAGCCTCTCCCGTGGGCCTCTTCATTCATACTAAAAAAGATCGATCCGCTAAGTTATACGGAGTATATCGTCATATGCCAAAGGAAGAATTAGAGGCTGCCGTTCATATCTTTTACCACCTGGATACGCTCTTTTGATGATGTTAAGTTGTGGTAGGATTAATTCAATATCAGCCCCTTAACCCAAGTGTATAGGATAGACATCCAGAAAAAGCCCATAAACAGGATAGCGCCGGATTTATTCCCCGATAGCAGCATAGTGATACCAACAGCTCCTACCAGGAAAATAAAGACAGAAATAACAATGGCTAGTATTCTCTTAGTCTTATTCTCCACATCCATCATGCTCCCAATGCCCAGTGCGCTGAATATGAAGAATATATAAATGTTACTGTACTGGTCTGAGCCGGCTAAAAGAAACCCGGTACCCAAAATAATGCCACCAATAAGGCATGAACTGGTGATAATGGCACTGATACGGTCGTTCTTATCCACAAGGTATTTACCCTGAGGGTGAAATAGCAAAGAGAAATTAAAGATTTGACCAATTACCCATGTGGAAAGGATGAATAGAAGGTAAAGGCCTACCAGCACATGGGCTGCAACTTGTAATGATGGGGTTCTCTCACCAACAATGGCGCTGAACTTAATGACTGCATACAACCCCACAAAAACGCCAATCCGCTGCCCCTTACTTAGCTTAGAAATCCAGAAAACGTATTTCAGGAAAAGTCTGTAAATAAAATACCGGCTTTTCAGAGCCTCCATCATGCCCCCCTGGGCCCACTCATTATTAGGATCCAGCCTTAGGGCTTCCTGAAAATGTGTCATAGCTTTTTTATGACTACCTTTTTCCAGGTGAGACCACCCGTAATTGCTATGCGTGAAAGCATTTTCAGGATCCTTTTCAAGAGCAGAGTCCAGGGTTTCGAATGCAGCTTCTTTACGATTAAGCTTTACCAGTGATTGAGTGCGTAGGTTAAGGCAGCTTAGATTTTCCGGATTTAGAGTAAGGCCTTTTTCGGCATACCCCAGCGCTTCTTTATATTTTTTCTGTACAAATAGCGTACTGCAGGCCAGCGCAAAATGCTCTGCATCGAATGGATTGATCTTAATACTCTCTTGCGCATGCTCAAAGGCTTTTTTGGCCTTATCAAGAGAAAGGTAAGCTCTGCCAGCCAGGTAATGATAGTTAGCTTCACCTGCATCACGTGCCAGTAATCCTATGGCCACTTCCAGTCCTTCTTTTGCACGGCTCGTATTAATTAGAATAAGACATAGCAGTGTCTGGTAATATTCGCTTTCAGGCTCCACAGAAAGCTTATCACGTGTATGTTTCTCAGCTAGATCATACCGCTCCTGCTCTATCAGCAGTTCAATATGTTGTGCAGTGATCGTCTCCATTCTATTTCATTTTCAGGTAGTCCACTATATCGTCGTATAGCCCTCCCTCATTAGCATATAGCGCATAATTTCTGGCACTGTTCAGCCATTCCCGGGTACTGGGTTTCATTTTTTTGGCTGTTTTAACCAGATCCTTGGTACGAATAGGCTCTGGGATACCGGTCTTAAAGCTGTCCTGGAGTTTCTGTTCCACCACACGGTCAATTAGCGCATTTAGATCGGCTCCGGAGAATGTTTCTGTCACCCCGGCCACTTTCCCATAGTCAATGGGTTCAGTTGGTTTCTCCTTCAGCATGATTTTTAATATCTCCTCGCGCGCTTCCTTGTCCGGCGGTGGTACGAAAATGATTCGATCGAAGCGGCCCGGCCTTCTGAAAGCAGGATCCAGGTGCCACGGCGTATTAGTAGCAGCCAGAATAAGCACTCCATCGTTGCTGCTTTCCACGCCATCCAGTTCTGCCAGAAACTGATTGATCAAGTGCCTTCCCGCCGACTGTTTCATATCCGTACGGTTTGCCCCCAGTGCATCCACTTCATCAAAAAAGAGTACACAGGGGTTTTGTGCCCTGGCGGCCTCGAACAGCATATTGAGATTTTTCTCGCTGTTGCCTATCCACATATCCAGGATATCATTTATGCCGACTGACATAAACTTAGCATTGATTTGGCCAGCGGTGGCTCTGGCTATATATGTTTTGCCGCAGCCGGGAGGGCCATATAGCAGTATACCCCCTCCTGTTTTTTTACCGTAGGCCTTGTATAGTTCCTGATGTTCCAGCGGACGGATGATCTTTATTTCTATCTCTGCCTTTACACCCTTCATACCTCCTACATCCTCAAAGCTGATTTTTGGCTTTTCTGCCCGGCTTTCTTCCAGCAGGTTTTCCAGCTCTTCCTCCAGTTCTGATTGTAAATAAGCTGCGGGCTGCCTGAGAGCCTCATCAAGCGCCTCATCAGTGAGGGAGGCATCCAGCTCAAGTGCTTTCCTGTAATGATCCGCTGCCGTTTTTTTATTATCGTCTTTCAGATGAAGCTTGGCCGAAAGAAGGTAGGTTTCTGCATTATAGGACCCTTCCGGAAGTTCCTCCAGCACCACAAGGGCGGCCTGTACCTCTCCTTTTGCGCTATAGGCTCGTGCAAGCCCGCGCATTCCCCTTGTTTCACCTGGCGCCATAGCCAAAACGGTAAGGTATTCGGCTATTGCCTCTTCCGTTCGGCTTTCATTTAATAATAATTCCGCCAGGTGCAGGCGAAGCGGTACGTTATCCGGTGAAAATTTAAGCGCCTCTTTAAGGCTGGTGATGGCATCTGCAGGCATAATCTATAATTGAAAGACCAAATTTATTAAATTTTTGAACGGATAATAAGCCTTATGCCACAGCCGGAACCTGAGTAATCTGAAAAGGTGCAAGTTTTAGGCATCTTTTTTGAAGTTAGCAGGTTATAAATTCATTAATTTGGCGATCAAAATCAGAAGAGAATGATGAAGAAATCAGCATTTGTGGTAGCAGGACTAGCCGTGTTATTACTTATTTCCGGCTGCGACGTAATGAAGCAGGTACAGCAGCTTGGTAACCTGGCTCGTTGCCAGTTTAGATTAGCCTCTATGAAGGACACAGAGCTCGCGGGCGTTAATGTCCAGAATAAGAACCAACTGGATGATTTCAGCTTTTCCGAGTTATCCCGTATCGGCACAGCCTATGCCCAGGGAGACCTGCCCATTGAATTTATCCTGGATGTTGATGTGAAAAACCCGAACAGCGAGGTGGCTGCCATGAATCGCATGGCTTGGACCCTTCTGGTAGATGATAAAGAAACCATTAGCGGTCTTGTAGATCAGAAGGTTCAGATTGGTGCTAATAGTATGAACACTATCCCATTGAATATTTCATTTGACCTGCTCGATTTTTTCGACAGCATGGGCCGTGACTCATTACTTAACCTGGTAATGAATCTCGCCGGCCAGAGTAGTGAGCCTACAAGCCTGACGCTGAAAGTAAAGCCCAGCATAGAGGTGGCAGGTACCATGATCAATTACCCTGGCTATATAGACGTTAATACGGAGTTTGGTGGAGGTAATTCTGCTAATCAATAATTCCGCGTCATCTTACATATAAAAGAGCCCCGCAGATCAACTTATCTGCGGGGCTCTTTTTTGCTCCAATCTACTAAGGGTTATTTAGCCTGCCAAACGGCTTCTTTATGCTGTTTGCCGATAGTGAGCACCAGGCGTACCGGGTTAGGGATAAGAGCGAGTCTCCCTATCTTACCACCAAAGTCGTCGAGTTCCACCGGTACTCCGTCGCTGGCTTTCACATCGTACTTTCCATCGCCTTTAGCTACATATTCCTTTGCCAGATAGGCAGTAGGTAGCAGCACATCGTCATCAGGACAGTACTCATCATGCACCATGTGAAGCGCGTCTTCTAGGTAATCACCATATTGCTCCAAAAAGTCATCTTCCATGTCGTGAAGCGTTTCCTCTTTGTCGTCATATTCGGGCTGGTTGTAATCCATCTGGCTGAGCTCATTTTTCAGTTCTACCAGCTTGATCATGTCACGGTTGAGGGCTTCTATATCCATTGCTAAAAAAAGGCGATTTGAGTTTGTTATGTCACTGCAAAACTCAAAAGAGTTGCCTTGACTTCCAAATAAAAAGCCGGAAATCCTTATTTTGGGGCCAAAATTAGAAGCGGTTTTAAACCGCAGATTACAGAAACCCAAAAATCTACTATACGATTATGATGGAGAATGACTTTTTGCCAATCAATGGCACGGATCACCTGGAGCTGTATGTAGGCAACGCCAAGCAGGCAGCTTATTATTACCAGGCGGCTTTCGGCTTTGAGCTGATTGCTTATTCCGGCCCGGAGACGGGCATCCGGGGACGCGTATCGTATGTATTGGTTCAGGATAAAATAAGGCTGGTTCTGACCAGTAGCCTTGAGCCAGACTCAGAAATTTCCAGGCATGTAAAGCAACATGGCGATGGAGTAAAGGTACTCGCTTTGTGGGTAGACGATGCTCGTGCCGCTTATGAAGCAACAACAAGCCGGGGGGCAAAATCAGCTATGGAACCCCAGACAATATCAGATGAAAACGGGGAGGTAACGTTCGCGTCAATTCATACCTACGGGGATACCATTCACACCTTTGTAGACAGATCCAAATACAATGGCCCCTTTCTGCCTGGCTTTACCGGTAGGGAAAGCTTCTTTAAGGTAGAGCCTGTAGGATTCAAATATGTCGATCACTGTGTAGGTAACGTAGAACTTGGCAGCATGAATGAGTGGGTGAAGTTCTATGAAGATGTTATGGGTTTCAAATTACTTATCACCTTTGATGATAAGGATATTTCCACTGACTACACGGCCCTTATGTCTAAGGTGGTTTCTAACGGTAATGGCTATATCAAGTTTCCGATAAATGAGCCGGCCGAAGGTAAGAAGAAAAGCCAGATTGAAGAATACCTCGACTTTTACCACGGAGCAGGCGTGCAGCACATCGCCATTGCTACGGATGATATTCTGCATACCGTGGCAGAGCTCAGAAATCGGGGTATCG
It contains:
- a CDS encoding WD40/YVTN/BNR-like repeat-containing protein encodes the protein MKKTITTALLVAIGMFYSQDALSQRKKSKNKEEVKSALPAMPGMAFRSIGPALTSGRISDFAVHPEDRSTYYVATSAGGVWKTENAGITFTPLFDQQGSYSIGVVTMDPNNHDVIWVGTGENNNQRSVAYGDGVYKSVDGGNSWKHMGLKNSEHIGSIVVDPRDSDVVYVAAIGPLWNAGGERGLYKTTDGGETWNRVLNISEHTGINEVHMDPRNPDILYASAHQRRRHVFTYISGGPESGLHRSMDGGETWEEINNGLPNVDLGRIGLDISPANPDIIYAIVEAADGKGGFYRSTNQGSSWEKRGGHSTSGNYYQEIIAHPTNPDVVYSMDTWMSVTRDGGKSFQNVGEKWKHVDNHALYIDPEHPSYLLSGCDGGIYESFDAGQTWRFMPNLPVTQFYKVEVDNSKPFYYVYGGTQDNFSLGGPSQTTSENGITNSDWFITNGGDGFESAIDPEDPNIVYAQSQYGYLVRYDRSSGESIGIKPKEDKGEDAYRWNWDAPLFTSKHVPGRIYFAANKVFRSDDRGNSWTKVSEDLTQQIDRNKLKVMGRVWSVDAVAKNQSTSPYGTIVAFSESPLDQNLLAAGTDDGLIQVTENGGDNWRKISTVSGAPERSYVNMVLFSQHDRNTLYAVYNHHKYGDFKPYIFKSTDLGRSWVNLSGTLPERGSTYAIAEDHEDKDLLFAGTEFGAFYSKDGGTNWNALKAGLPTVAVRDLAIQEEENDLVLATFGRGFYVLDDYSILRETTDELFAKDAHLFSVDTSMMFVQRTPLGLPGKGFQGASHYYAENPEVGATFTYFIKEGFTSAKDKRMEAERKSRESMKDVYYPSYDQLKAEQAEEKPSLMFIVYDNQDNIVRKLTAPVAAGVQRITWDLRYPSVNPIELNPASSDNPFIPEDKGILVAPGIYKVGMFRVEGDQMQELSEPVSFVVQQLPGSTLPATDREGMLTFQRELSELQRALTSASSTIQDVEKRLKYLRAAVLSVSEPGQSLMEQWKSIEKEIASIKTKMYGDQLASQLDIDTPPSIANRVYGVIYDHYGSTSDITETQKQQFRIAKEEFVPVLNDLKQLVNEDLAQLEDALEDAGAPYTPGRLPDYSEN
- a CDS encoding DUF2891 domain-containing protein, producing the protein MGLNHLRCCTLLAIAGVFLSATTYGRQGNKPVFLKESKSGDLTLTAEGATHLSTLAFECIQLEYPNKTGHVVTDDKELTSPSDLHPAFYGCFDWHSSVHGHWMLVRLLKKFPRMEGAEEIKRAISENITPETIKAEAKYFGRRYSRNFERTYGWAWLLKLAEELHTWDAPQAREWEGALNPLVDTIVAKYMDFLPRQTYPIRTGVHPNTAFGLSFALDYARTVGNEALENMIEKRSRDYFLSDTECPVGYEPGGEDFFSPCLNEAELMSKVLDEEAFREWLQAFLPGLPESSPMSLYSPAMVSDRSDMKIVHLDGLNLSRAWTMRAIASKLPEGSTEREVLTDAAREHIMETLPNVASGDYAGEHWLASFAVYALGE
- a CDS encoding tetratricopeptide repeat protein, which produces METITAQHIELLIEQERYDLAEKHTRDKLSVEPESEYYQTLLCLILINTSRAKEGLEVAIGLLARDAGEANYHYLAGRAYLSLDKAKKAFEHAQESIKINPFDAEHFALACSTLFVQKKYKEALGYAEKGLTLNPENLSCLNLRTQSLVKLNRKEAAFETLDSALEKDPENAFTHSNYGWSHLEKGSHKKAMTHFQEALRLDPNNEWAQGGMMEALKSRYFIYRLFLKYVFWISKLSKGQRIGVFVGLYAVIKFSAIVGERTPSLQVAAHVLVGLYLLFILSTWVIGQIFNFSLLFHPQGKYLVDKNDRISAIITSSCLIGGIILGTGFLLAGSDQYSNIYIFFIFSALGIGSMMDVENKTKRILAIVISVFIFLVGAVGITMLLSGNKSGAILFMGFFWMSILYTWVKGLILN
- a CDS encoding AAA family ATPase, producing the protein MPADAITSLKEALKFSPDNVPLRLHLAELLLNESRTEEAIAEYLTVLAMAPGETRGMRGLARAYSAKGEVQAALVVLEELPEGSYNAETYLLSAKLHLKDDNKKTAADHYRKALELDASLTDEALDEALRQPAAYLQSELEEELENLLEESRAEKPKISFEDVGGMKGVKAEIEIKIIRPLEHQELYKAYGKKTGGGILLYGPPGCGKTYIARATAGQINAKFMSVGINDILDMWIGNSEKNLNMLFEAARAQNPCVLFFDEVDALGANRTDMKQSAGRHLINQFLAELDGVESSNDGVLILAATNTPWHLDPAFRRPGRFDRIIFVPPPDKEAREEILKIMLKEKPTEPIDYGKVAGVTETFSGADLNALIDRVVEQKLQDSFKTGIPEPIRTKDLVKTAKKMKPSTREWLNSARNYALYANEGGLYDDIVDYLKMK
- the hppD gene encoding 4-hydroxyphenylpyruvate dioxygenase, with the protein product MENDFLPINGTDHLELYVGNAKQAAYYYQAAFGFELIAYSGPETGIRGRVSYVLVQDKIRLVLTSSLEPDSEISRHVKQHGDGVKVLALWVDDARAAYEATTSRGAKSAMEPQTISDENGEVTFASIHTYGDTIHTFVDRSKYNGPFLPGFTGRESFFKVEPVGFKYVDHCVGNVELGSMNEWVKFYEDVMGFKLLITFDDKDISTDYTALMSKVVSNGNGYIKFPINEPAEGKKKSQIEEYLDFYHGAGVQHIAIATDDILHTVAELRNRGIDFLHVPDNYYDDLLDRVGSIDETIEELKKLNILVDRDDEGYLLQIFTKPVQDRPTMFFEIIQRKGAKSFGKGNFKALFEAIEREQELRGNL